The proteins below are encoded in one region of Streptomyces ficellus:
- a CDS encoding Ig-like domain repeat protein → MITTSALVAALALGAAAPATAAAPAAVTAGDATAGPGDIVAKLPISSYSALAVDSVHQRVYVADKRWYASDKGQVLVYDFEGRRVATLTSTQPVSGLALSADSATLYVGERTGVAAYDTTTHQPAGRTPAYEANCGRELAFSGGRQWLTRGNATYESECAYAAHGLDSINGSAYDVSGWSVTGRMLLEAGPAAGNRLFMGQARNEKALDPALTSFDTGGETPVRGASRRFADTEGKGGLDLKDLAVSPDGRRLAVADAAHGTRLLDAGDLSDAPVPYQPLPEGAVASAVAFGGDGKYVARGASASGSTPDLLIQPADPADGTTALEFAYEGDLDGNRVVPRGLEWSADGSRLFAVTTNAAGSAFWLHIVRPPAAQYDARFTGGLTSTPGQAVVGEPVGIRGRLELDGPAPAEPVRVTAVRTDADGTRKLAAAEVAADGTFTVLDVPARVGESTYTLSFLGDLTHRPAEDVALTVSVAKAPSAITLTAPAEAVKGDNLEITGKLTAQGRPLPAGITLAVQRTDRQGTGALTSAAVAADGTFRINDLARVRGQVTYTVSYAGDDVHAASTAEATVRVRR, encoded by the coding sequence TTGATCACCACATCCGCGCTGGTCGCCGCGCTCGCCCTCGGTGCCGCCGCGCCGGCGACGGCGGCCGCGCCCGCGGCCGTGACCGCCGGTGACGCCACCGCCGGACCGGGCGACATCGTCGCCAAGCTGCCGATCTCCTCGTACTCGGCGCTGGCCGTGGACTCCGTGCACCAGCGGGTCTACGTCGCCGACAAGCGCTGGTACGCCAGCGACAAGGGACAGGTCCTCGTCTACGACTTCGAGGGCCGCCGGGTCGCGACCCTGACCAGCACCCAGCCGGTCTCCGGGCTCGCGCTGAGCGCCGACAGCGCGACCCTGTACGTCGGTGAGCGCACCGGCGTCGCCGCCTACGACACCACCACGCACCAGCCGGCCGGCCGCACCCCGGCCTACGAGGCGAACTGCGGGCGGGAGCTCGCCTTCTCCGGCGGCAGGCAGTGGCTCACCCGGGGCAACGCCACCTACGAGTCCGAATGCGCCTACGCCGCCCACGGACTGGACTCGATCAACGGCAGCGCCTACGACGTCAGCGGCTGGAGCGTCACGGGCCGGATGCTGCTGGAGGCCGGCCCGGCGGCCGGGAACCGCCTGTTCATGGGCCAGGCCAGGAACGAGAAGGCCCTCGACCCGGCCCTGACGTCGTTCGACACCGGCGGGGAGACCCCCGTGCGCGGCGCCTCCCGCCGCTTCGCGGACACGGAGGGCAAGGGCGGCCTGGACCTGAAGGACCTGGCGGTCAGCCCGGACGGCCGGCGCCTCGCGGTCGCCGACGCCGCCCACGGCACCCGGCTGCTGGACGCCGGTGACCTGTCCGACGCCCCGGTCCCGTACCAGCCGCTGCCCGAAGGGGCGGTGGCCTCCGCCGTGGCCTTCGGCGGCGACGGGAAGTACGTCGCGCGGGGCGCATCCGCGAGCGGCTCCACGCCCGACCTGCTGATCCAGCCCGCCGACCCGGCCGACGGCACGACCGCGCTCGAATTCGCCTACGAGGGCGACCTCGACGGCAACCGGGTCGTCCCGCGCGGCCTCGAATGGTCCGCGGACGGCTCCCGGCTCTTCGCGGTCACCACCAACGCGGCCGGCAGCGCCTTCTGGCTCCACATCGTCCGGCCGCCGGCCGCCCAGTACGACGCCCGCTTCACCGGTGGGCTCACCTCCACCCCCGGGCAGGCCGTCGTCGGTGAACCGGTCGGCATCCGCGGCCGCCTGGAGCTGGACGGCCCGGCGCCCGCCGAGCCGGTCAGGGTCACCGCCGTACGGACGGACGCGGACGGCACCCGCAAGCTCGCCGCCGCGGAGGTCGCCGCCGACGGGACGTTCACCGTGCTCGACGTGCCCGCGCGGGTGGGGGAGTCGACGTACACGCTGTCGTTCCTCGGTGACCTCACCCACCGCCCGGCCGAGGACGTCGCCCTCACGGTCTCCGTGGCGAAGGCGCCGAGCGCGATCACGCTCACCGCGCCCGCCGAGGCCGTCAAGGGCGACAACCTGGAGATCACCGGCAAACTGACCGCCCAGGGCCGTCCGCTTCCGGCCGGGATCACCCTCGCCGTCCAGCGCACCGACCGGCAGGGCACCGGCGCGCTCACCTCGGCGGCGGTGGCCGCGGACGGCACGTTCCGGATCAACGACCTGGCGCGGGTGCGCGGCCAGGTGACGTACACGGTGAGCTACGCGGGCGACGACGTGCACGCGGCGTCCACCGCCGAGGCGACCGTACGCGTGCGCCGCTGA
- a CDS encoding pyridoxal phosphate-dependent aminotransferase codes for MQVIQSTKLANVCYEIRGPVLEEAMRLEAAGHRILKLNTGNPAAFGFECPPAILEDMLRNLGESHGYGDAKGLLSARRAVMSHYETRGIPLSVEDIYLGNGVSELIQMAMQALLDDGDEVLVPAPDYPLWTASVSLAGGTAVHYRCDEQADWMPDLADIERRITDRTKALVIINPNNPTGAVYDDEMLRGLTEIARRHNLVVCSDEIYDKILYDGATHTPTAAIAPDLLVLTFNGMSKNYRVAGYRSGWMAVCGPKAHASSYIEGLTILANMRLCANMPAQHAIAAALQGRQSIEALVRPGGRLLEQRNVAYDLLVQIPGVTCVKPKGALYLFPRLDPNVYKIKDDRQMVLDLLRAEKIMVVHGTGFNWHEPDHFRIVTLPNATDLADAVTRIGTFLDGYGQH; via the coding sequence ATGCAGGTGATCCAGTCCACGAAGCTCGCCAACGTCTGTTACGAAATCCGCGGCCCGGTGCTCGAGGAGGCGATGCGGCTGGAGGCCGCGGGTCACCGGATCCTGAAGCTGAACACCGGCAACCCCGCCGCCTTCGGCTTCGAGTGCCCGCCCGCGATCCTCGAGGACATGCTCCGCAACCTCGGCGAGTCGCACGGCTACGGCGACGCCAAGGGTCTGCTGTCGGCCCGCCGGGCGGTGATGAGCCACTACGAGACCCGGGGCATCCCCCTGTCGGTCGAGGACATCTACCTCGGCAACGGCGTCTCCGAGCTGATCCAGATGGCGATGCAGGCGCTGCTCGACGACGGCGACGAGGTCCTCGTACCGGCTCCGGACTATCCGCTGTGGACGGCGTCGGTGTCCCTCGCGGGCGGTACGGCGGTGCACTACCGCTGCGACGAGCAGGCCGACTGGATGCCGGACCTCGCCGACATCGAGCGCAGGATCACCGACCGGACCAAGGCCCTGGTCATCATCAACCCGAACAACCCGACGGGTGCGGTGTACGACGACGAGATGCTGCGGGGGCTGACGGAGATCGCCCGGCGGCACAACCTGGTCGTCTGCTCGGACGAGATCTACGACAAGATCCTCTACGACGGCGCCACGCACACCCCGACCGCGGCGATCGCGCCGGACCTGCTGGTGCTGACCTTCAACGGCATGTCGAAGAACTACCGGGTGGCCGGCTACCGCAGCGGCTGGATGGCGGTGTGCGGGCCGAAGGCGCACGCCTCGTCGTACATCGAGGGGCTGACGATCCTCGCCAACATGCGGCTGTGCGCCAACATGCCGGCGCAGCACGCGATCGCCGCCGCGCTCCAGGGGCGGCAGTCGATCGAGGCGCTGGTGCGGCCGGGCGGGCGGCTGCTGGAGCAGCGGAACGTGGCGTACGACCTGCTGGTGCAGATCCCGGGCGTGACGTGTGTGAAGCCGAAGGGCGCGCTGTACCTGTTCCCGCGGCTCGACCCGAACGTCTACAAGATCAAGGACGACCGGCAGATGGTGCTGGACCTGCTGCGGGCCGAGAAGATCATGGTGGTGCACGGCACGGGCTTCAACTGGCACGAGCCGGACCACTTCCGGATCGTCACACTGCCGAACGCCACGGACCTGGCGGACGCGGTGACCCGGATCGGCACCTTCCTGGACGGTTACGGCCAGCACTAA
- a CDS encoding alanine racemase has protein sequence MERVAMHLKAEHLDREPVDHRFKGLPLDAEGLTVGELAAQRRDLFTGGFTTPVLALSAEALEHNLALLETYAERHGLAFAPHGKTSMAPQLFDRQVAHGAWGITAAVPHQARVYRAFGVRRIFLANEVVDAAALRWVAAELERDPDFRFICYVDSVRGVELMDQALAGAGASRPVDVVVELGAGDGARTGARTDADCAAVADAVAATRTLRLVGVAGYEGEVPDATPERVRAWLERLTGLAVAFDKDGRFPDGLDEIVVSAGGSAWFDTVAEVFAELAPLSRPVLKLLRSGAYVSHDDGQYRNLTPFNRVPGEGALQPAFRLWAQVVSRPTPDQAFVNAGKRDAAYDLHLPEAQVVRSARDGSVRPADGITVSRLSDQHAWLETADGARLEVGDWVGMGLSHPCTSFDKWQLIPVVEADGTVTDFIRTFF, from the coding sequence ATGGAGAGGGTGGCCATGCACCTCAAGGCCGAGCACCTGGACCGGGAGCCCGTCGACCACCGGTTCAAAGGGCTTCCCCTGGACGCCGAGGGCCTGACCGTCGGCGAACTGGCCGCACAGCGCCGCGACCTCTTCACCGGCGGCTTCACCACCCCCGTCCTCGCCCTGTCCGCCGAGGCGCTGGAGCACAACCTGGCGCTGCTGGAGACCTACGCCGAGCGGCACGGCCTCGCCTTCGCCCCGCACGGCAAGACCTCCATGGCGCCCCAGTTGTTCGACCGGCAGGTCGCGCACGGCGCGTGGGGGATCACCGCGGCCGTACCCCACCAGGCCCGCGTCTACCGGGCGTTCGGCGTCCGGCGGATCTTCCTCGCCAACGAGGTCGTCGACGCCGCCGCCCTGCGCTGGGTGGCCGCCGAGCTGGAGCGGGACCCGGACTTCCGCTTCATCTGCTACGTCGACTCCGTACGCGGCGTCGAGCTGATGGACCAGGCGCTGGCCGGCGCGGGCGCCTCCCGCCCGGTCGACGTCGTCGTGGAGCTGGGCGCGGGCGACGGCGCGCGCACCGGGGCGCGCACCGACGCGGACTGCGCCGCCGTCGCGGACGCGGTCGCCGCGACGCGCACCCTGCGCCTGGTGGGCGTCGCGGGCTACGAGGGCGAGGTCCCGGACGCGACACCGGAACGGGTGCGGGCGTGGCTGGAGCGGCTCACCGGCCTCGCGGTGGCGTTCGACAAGGACGGCCGCTTCCCGGACGGCCTCGACGAGATCGTCGTCAGCGCGGGCGGCAGCGCCTGGTTCGACACGGTCGCCGAGGTGTTCGCTGAACTCGCACCGCTGTCCCGCCCGGTGCTGAAGCTGCTGCGCTCCGGGGCGTACGTGTCCCACGACGACGGCCAGTACCGCAACCTCACCCCCTTCAACCGGGTCCCCGGCGAAGGAGCGCTCCAGCCCGCGTTCCGCCTGTGGGCCCAGGTGGTGTCCCGCCCGACACCGGACCAGGCCTTCGTCAACGCGGGCAAGCGCGACGCGGCGTACGACCTCCACCTCCCCGAGGCGCAGGTCGTCCGCTCCGCGCGCGACGGGTCGGTCCGCCCGGCGGACGGGATCACCGTGAGCCGCCTGTCGGACCAGCACGCCTGGCTGGAGACCGCGGACGGCGCCCGGCTGGAGGTGGGCGACTGGGTGGGCATGGGCCTGTCGCACCCCTGCACGTCGTTCGACAAGTGGCAGCTGATCCCGGTGGTCGAGGCGGACGGCACGGTCACCGACTTCATCCGTACCTTCTTCTAG
- a CDS encoding SDR family NAD(P)-dependent oxidoreductase, translated as MAALRRFDGYGVLITGAARGIGEATARRLAGEGARVLLADLDERLAREVADTIPGAVAYGCDVADRAAVDAAVAHAVEAFGRLDVLVNNAFARTPDEPRLEDEADEVWQRSLDVTLIGALRCARAALGHLAASGRGAIVNIGSVNAEQAFGGHAYSAAKGGLSSLTRTLAADAARRGVRVNQVNPGTIRTRGWAGRERELEALADRVYPLGRVGEPEDVAAAVAFLASSDASWVTGTTLRVDGGLLAVNAAFAQVLDDA; from the coding sequence ATGGCCGCTCTGCGACGTTTCGACGGGTACGGCGTACTGATCACGGGCGCGGCGCGCGGAATCGGCGAGGCGACAGCGCGCAGACTCGCCGGCGAGGGCGCCCGGGTGCTGCTCGCCGACCTCGACGAGAGGCTCGCCCGTGAGGTGGCGGACACGATCCCCGGGGCGGTCGCGTACGGCTGCGACGTCGCCGACCGCGCGGCCGTCGACGCGGCGGTCGCCCACGCCGTGGAGGCGTTCGGCCGGCTGGACGTCCTGGTCAACAACGCCTTCGCCCGCACCCCGGACGAGCCCCGCCTCGAGGACGAGGCCGACGAGGTCTGGCAGCGGTCCCTGGACGTCACCCTGATCGGCGCCCTGCGGTGCGCCCGGGCCGCGCTGGGACACCTGGCGGCGTCGGGGCGCGGCGCGATCGTCAACATCGGGTCGGTCAACGCCGAGCAGGCCTTCGGCGGCCACGCGTACAGCGCCGCCAAGGGCGGGCTCAGCTCGCTCACCCGTACGCTCGCCGCCGACGCGGCCCGGCGGGGCGTCCGCGTGAACCAGGTCAACCCCGGCACGATCCGCACCCGCGGCTGGGCGGGCCGGGAACGCGAGCTGGAGGCCCTGGCGGACCGGGTCTACCCGCTGGGCCGAGTGGGTGAACCCGAGGACGTCGCGGCGGCGGTCGCCTTCCTGGCCTCGTCGGACGCGTCCTGGGTCACCGGGACCACGCTCCGCGTCGACGGCGGCCTGCTCGCGGTGAACGCGGCCTTCGCGCAGGTCCTGGACGACGCCTGA
- the mptB gene encoding polyprenol phosphomannose-dependent alpha 1,6 mannosyltransferase MptB, translating to MWAMSAAGCRWVGVAGAVGVAAGGWVAGTLPARDPWGIWVPHGPGATVAAGVVAYLGLTLLVAAWWGYGRAGASVRHTLATLGWWTAPMLLAPPLYSADVYSYVAQGAMVLEGHDVYGAGPSVLDPAGLGGDAAASVGGNWTDTPAPYGPVFLILARAVTWVTGGTIVPAVLGMRLIAVAALALTVWALRRLGRSSPGGEGGALWLGALNPLLLLHVVGGMHNDGLMIALMLAGVVLARRGGRGDWVLGSVLVGLAMMVKSPAAVALLFIGVIAGRAASGRPLAHRVVKGLLGPGVVAGAVAVGATLLAGTGFGWLRTQSVAGSIHTALSVTSDLGLALGELAHLVLSTDPDPVKAAVQRLGLAAALALIAHLAWRCAHGRLDPVHALGLALAALVALSPMVQPWYLLWGVVTVAAATGARDGRAVRVLAVLSAALVYETAPSGSTPAYGFALAAVVCVAGVLLLRREASAAGEPGRVPGPRTAEWTAAPESGRLR from the coding sequence ATGTGGGCAATGAGTGCCGCCGGGTGTCGGTGGGTGGGGGTGGCCGGGGCGGTCGGGGTGGCCGCGGGCGGCTGGGTGGCGGGGACGCTGCCGGCCCGCGATCCGTGGGGGATCTGGGTGCCGCATGGGCCGGGGGCCACCGTGGCGGCCGGCGTCGTCGCGTACCTCGGCCTGACGCTCCTCGTCGCCGCATGGTGGGGCTACGGCAGGGCCGGGGCGTCCGTACGCCACACCCTGGCGACGCTCGGCTGGTGGACCGCGCCGATGCTCCTCGCGCCGCCCCTGTACAGCGCCGACGTCTACAGCTACGTCGCCCAGGGCGCGATGGTCCTGGAGGGCCACGACGTGTACGGCGCCGGGCCCTCCGTACTGGATCCGGCGGGCCTCGGCGGGGACGCCGCGGCGAGCGTCGGCGGGAACTGGACGGACACGCCGGCTCCGTACGGGCCGGTCTTCCTGATCCTGGCGCGGGCGGTGACCTGGGTGACGGGCGGGACGATCGTGCCGGCGGTGCTCGGTATGCGGCTGATCGCCGTGGCGGCGCTGGCGCTGACCGTGTGGGCGCTGCGGCGGCTCGGGCGGTCCTCGCCCGGCGGGGAGGGCGGCGCCCTGTGGCTCGGCGCGCTCAACCCGCTCCTGCTGCTGCACGTCGTGGGCGGGATGCACAACGACGGGCTGATGATCGCCCTGATGCTGGCGGGCGTGGTGCTCGCCCGGCGCGGTGGGCGCGGCGACTGGGTCCTCGGCAGCGTGCTCGTCGGGCTCGCGATGATGGTGAAGTCCCCGGCGGCCGTGGCGCTGCTGTTCATCGGCGTGATCGCCGGGCGCGCGGCGTCCGGCCGGCCGCTCGCGCACCGGGTGGTGAAGGGCCTGCTGGGGCCGGGGGTGGTCGCGGGAGCGGTGGCCGTGGGCGCCACGCTGCTCGCGGGGACGGGTTTCGGCTGGCTGCGTACCCAGAGCGTCGCCGGATCGATCCACACCGCCTTGTCGGTCACGAGCGACCTGGGGCTCGCCCTCGGTGAGCTGGCGCACCTGGTGCTGTCCACCGACCCGGACCCGGTCAAGGCCGCCGTGCAGCGCCTGGGCCTGGCCGCGGCCCTCGCGCTGATCGCCCACCTGGCCTGGCGCTGCGCGCACGGCCGTCTCGACCCGGTGCACGCGCTGGGCCTTGCCCTCGCCGCCCTGGTGGCCCTCTCGCCGATGGTCCAGCCCTGGTACCTGCTGTGGGGCGTGGTCACGGTCGCCGCCGCCACGGGCGCCCGGGACGGCAGGGCGGTACGGGTGCTGGCGGTGCTGTCCGCGGCCCTGGTCTACGAGACGGCGCCCTCGGGCAGCACCCCGGCGTACGGCTTCGCCCTGGCGGCCGTCGTGTGCGTCGCCGGCGTGCTGCTGCTGCGCCGGGAGGCGTCCGCCGCCGGGGAACCGGGCCGGGTGCCCGGCCCGCGGACGGCCGAGTGGACGGCGGCACCGGAGTCCGGTCGGCTCAGGTGA
- a CDS encoding septum formation family protein, with protein MSRAPLLRLAAALAAAAAVVVGCATTEQHGHDDAAQGPPPKNPFEAMKHLPRGTPVPYAQLGPGTCSNHYGEVSADQEVGTVDCADPHAFEIISTTVLPDAATATYPGDRALADKLRIACRPVLDPITAGAQGSRVRLHFMAYDERSWNAGNRRGYCAITYTEPTTGRVGATATPAAS; from the coding sequence ATGAGCCGTGCACCTCTCCTCCGGCTGGCAGCCGCTCTCGCCGCGGCGGCGGCGGTCGTCGTCGGCTGCGCGACCACCGAGCAGCACGGTCACGACGACGCGGCGCAGGGCCCCCCGCCGAAAAACCCGTTCGAGGCGATGAAGCATCTGCCGCGGGGAACGCCCGTGCCGTACGCGCAACTCGGGCCCGGGACGTGCTCCAACCACTACGGAGAGGTGAGTGCCGATCAGGAGGTCGGCACCGTCGACTGCGCCGATCCGCACGCGTTCGAGATCATCTCCACCACCGTCCTCCCGGACGCCGCGACGGCGACCTACCCCGGCGACCGCGCGCTCGCCGACAAGCTGCGCATCGCCTGCCGGCCGGTGCTCGATCCGATCACCGCCGGTGCCCAGGGCTCCCGTGTACGGCTCCACTTCATGGCGTACGACGAGCGGTCGTGGAACGCCGGCAACCGCCGGGGCTACTGCGCCATCACGTACACCGAGCCCACCACGGGCAGGGTCGGTGCGACGGCGACTCCGGCGGCGTCATGA
- a CDS encoding N-acyl-D-amino-acid deacylase family protein, which translates to MDLVIRDVRVVDGSGGPSYRADVGLAGGRIAAIRREGDRSLTGSHVLDAQGLALSPGFIDMHAHSDLALLRDPDHSAKAAQGVTLEVLGQDGLSYAPADDRTLDEVRRAITGWNGDGSDVGFDWRTVGEYLDRLDRNFGGRGIAVNAAYLVPQGTVRAYVMGWEDRPPTATELTRMKRLVAEGLEQGAVGMSSGLTYTPGMYARDAELTELCRVVAAHGGYYCPHHRSYGAGALAAYQEMVALTREAGCALHLAHATMNFGENEGRAPELLALLDEALAGGADITLDTYPYTPGCTTLVALLPSWASEGGPEAVLARLRDDATADRIRHHLEVTGSDGCHGVPVDWNTVEISGVTAPGLAGLTGRRLDGWATARRLLVEDRLGTTILQHVGHEENVRAIMRHRVHTGGSDGILQGTKPHPRAYGTFPHYLGHYARDLGVLSLEETVAHLTSRPAARLRLPDRGLVREGHRADLVLFDPATVAAGATFEAPRTLPSGIPHVLIDGRFVIRDGRRTDTLAGRAIRRTPVS; encoded by the coding sequence ATGGACCTCGTCATCAGGGACGTCCGCGTCGTGGACGGCTCCGGCGGCCCGTCGTACCGGGCCGACGTCGGCCTCGCCGGCGGCCGGATCGCCGCGATCCGCCGGGAGGGCGACCGCTCGCTGACCGGCTCGCACGTGCTGGACGCGCAGGGGCTCGCCCTCTCCCCCGGCTTCATCGACATGCACGCCCACAGCGACCTCGCGCTGCTCCGGGACCCGGACCACAGCGCCAAGGCCGCGCAGGGCGTCACGCTCGAAGTGCTGGGCCAGGACGGCCTGTCGTACGCGCCGGCCGACGACCGCACCCTGGACGAGGTCCGCAGGGCCATCACCGGCTGGAACGGAGACGGTTCCGACGTCGGGTTCGACTGGCGGACCGTCGGTGAGTACCTGGACCGCCTCGACCGGAACTTCGGCGGGCGGGGCATCGCGGTCAACGCCGCGTACCTCGTCCCGCAGGGCACGGTCCGCGCGTACGTCATGGGCTGGGAGGACCGGCCGCCGACCGCCACCGAACTGACCCGGATGAAGCGGCTCGTGGCCGAGGGCCTGGAGCAGGGCGCCGTCGGCATGTCGTCCGGCCTCACCTACACACCCGGCATGTACGCGCGGGACGCCGAACTGACCGAGCTGTGCCGGGTCGTGGCGGCTCACGGCGGCTACTACTGCCCGCACCACCGCAGTTACGGCGCGGGCGCCCTCGCGGCGTACCAGGAGATGGTCGCCCTCACCCGGGAGGCGGGCTGCGCGCTGCACCTGGCGCACGCCACCATGAACTTCGGTGAGAACGAGGGCAGGGCGCCCGAACTGCTCGCCCTGCTCGACGAGGCGCTGGCCGGCGGGGCCGACATCACGCTCGACACCTACCCCTACACCCCCGGCTGCACGACGCTCGTCGCACTGCTGCCCAGCTGGGCGAGCGAGGGCGGCCCGGAAGCGGTCCTGGCCCGCCTGCGGGACGACGCGACGGCCGACCGGATCCGCCACCACCTGGAGGTCACCGGCTCGGACGGCTGCCACGGCGTGCCCGTCGACTGGAACACCGTCGAGATCTCGGGCGTCACCGCCCCCGGCCTGGCCGGCCTCACCGGCCGCCGCCTCGACGGCTGGGCCACCGCCCGCCGCCTCCTCGTCGAGGACCGGCTCGGTACGACGATCCTCCAGCACGTCGGCCACGAGGAGAACGTCCGGGCCATCATGCGCCACCGCGTCCACACCGGCGGCTCCGACGGCATCCTCCAGGGCACCAAGCCCCACCCGCGCGCCTACGGCACCTTCCCGCACTACCTGGGGCACTACGCGCGCGACCTGGGCGTCCTGTCCCTGGAGGAGACGGTCGCGCACCTCACCTCCCGCCCCGCCGCCCGCCTCCGCCTCCCCGACCGGGGCCTGGTCCGCGAGGGCCACCGCGCCGACCTGGTCCTCTTCGACCCGGCCACCGTCGCCGCGGGCGCCACCTTCGAAGCCCCCCGCACCCTCCCGTCCGGCATCCCGCACGTCCTGATCGACGGCCGCTTCGTCATCCGGGACGGCCGCCGCACGGACACCCTCGCGGGCCGCGCGATCCGGCGTACGCCCGTCTCCTGA
- a CDS encoding ABC transporter ATP-binding protein, translating to MTDGSTAVEEGPACELVRFDSVVKRFRTSLGRRQTALDGFSMTVPRGSVVGLLGPNGSGKTTALKALLGLVRTDAGTIQAFGHQLPAGQKFVAPRIGALIEGPAFTASLSGEHNLRLFGELHGVGAGAVAEVLELVGLTHAARRPFSGYSLGMKQRLGVAGALLAAPELLVLDEPMNGLDPEAVRDMRELFTRLRDERGMTVVVSSHILAEVEMVCDRVTIVRHGKVICDAPVSELLDRGAVRTVVRIQDVSAARSVLESAGLTVTVAAGPHGSELHVDGAPGRDAGLVKLLAEHRLYPEELRVRQASLEDVYITAIRKADAAQPATGSAADGD from the coding sequence ATGACGGACGGGTCCACGGCGGTGGAGGAGGGACCCGCCTGCGAGCTCGTCCGCTTCGACAGCGTCGTCAAGCGCTTCCGCACCTCCCTCGGCCGTCGGCAGACCGCGCTGGACGGCTTCTCCATGACCGTCCCGCGCGGCTCCGTCGTCGGTCTGCTGGGACCCAACGGCTCGGGCAAGACCACGGCGCTCAAGGCGCTCCTCGGGCTTGTACGAACCGACGCGGGCACCATCCAGGCCTTCGGACACCAGCTGCCGGCCGGCCAGAAGTTCGTCGCCCCCCGGATCGGCGCTCTCATCGAGGGGCCCGCCTTCACCGCGTCCCTGTCCGGGGAACACAACCTGCGGCTGTTCGGCGAGTTGCACGGCGTCGGTGCCGGGGCCGTGGCCGAAGTGCTGGAGCTGGTCGGCCTGACCCATGCCGCACGACGGCCCTTCTCCGGCTATTCGCTGGGGATGAAACAGCGCCTCGGCGTCGCCGGCGCCCTGCTCGCCGCGCCCGAACTCCTCGTGCTCGACGAACCGATGAACGGCCTGGATCCCGAGGCGGTGCGGGACATGCGAGAACTCTTCACCCGTCTGCGCGACGAGCGGGGGATGACGGTCGTGGTGTCCTCACACATCCTCGCCGAGGTGGAGATGGTCTGCGACAGGGTCACGATCGTCCGCCATGGAAAGGTGATCTGCGACGCGCCCGTGAGCGAACTGCTGGACCGCGGCGCCGTCCGCACCGTCGTCCGCATCCAGGACGTCTCCGCCGCCAGGTCCGTCCTGGAGAGCGCCGGCCTCACCGTGACCGTCGCCGCAGGCCCGCACGGCTCCGAGCTGCACGTCGACGGCGCCCCGGGCCGGGACGCGGGGCTCGTCAAGCTGCTGGCCGAACACCGGCTGTACCCGGAGGAACTGCGGGTACGACAGGCGTCGCTGGAGGACGTCTACATCACCGCCATCCGCAAGGCCGATGCGGCACAGCCCGCCACCGGGAGCGCCGCCGATGGCGACTGA